Proteins encoded together in one Labrus mixtus chromosome 18, fLabMix1.1, whole genome shotgun sequence window:
- the rcor1 gene encoding REST corepressor 1 isoform X1 produces the protein MPAMLERNPEAQGKRRGRAPAGSGSSGPGAAANTGGKSLSGNGTSTNNCWEEGSSGSSSDEEHGGGGMRVGTQYQAVVPDFDPEVAQAAHLRENLGMLVWIPSSCLNQTQLDEYIAIAKEKHGYNMEQALGMLFWHKHNIEKSLADLPNFTPFPDEWTVEDRVLFEQAFSFHGKSFHRIQQMLPDKSMASLVRFYYSWKKSRSKTSLMDRQTRKQKRERDDSEEEVEDRHVNPQSDSEFDPKKEEKKEVSSGPERTEVKPAGLKMGSKASQRLKKRPPRGMFLNQQDVVSLSSASPQGLIRQLDCQLVSIKRQIQTIKQSNGVLKEKLSSGVNEFRQPEVNQKFNTRWTTEEQLLAVQAIRKYGRDFQAISDVIGNKSVVQVKNFLVNYRRRFNLDEVLQEWEAEHGMEGGVVGGEDDKMEEKMEVCPEEEELPTKETKEQDPSSPVESQKPLAS, from the exons ATGCCGGCGATGCTGGAGAGAAACCCGGAGGCTCAGGGGAAGCGGAGAGGCAGAGCCCCGGCGGGCAGCGGCAGCAGCGGCCCCGGGGCAGCAGCGAACACCGGCGGAAAAAGCCTGTCCGGTAATGGAACCAGCACGAACAACTGCTGGGAAGAAGGAAGTTCAGGCTCCAGCAGCGACGAGGAGCATG gtGGAGGAGGGATGCGGGTCGGGACGCAGTACCAGGCCGTTGTTCCGGACTTTGACCCGG aagtggcCCAGGCAGCTCACCTGAGAGAGAACCTGGGCATGTTGGTGTGGATCCCCAGCAGCTGTCTGAACCAGACTCAGT TGGACGAATACATCGCCATCGCCAAAGAAAAGCACGGATACAACATGGAGCAG gctcTGGGGATGCTCTTctggcacaaacacaacattgagAAGTCTTTGGCTGATCTTCCGAACTTCACACCGTTTCCTGATGAGTGGACGGTGGAGGACAGAGTTCTGTTTGAGCAGGCGTTCAGCTTTCACGGGAAGAGCTTCCACCGCATCCAGCAGATG TTACCTGACAAGTCGATGGCCAGTCTGGTTCGGTTTTATTACTCGTGGAAGAAAAGTCGCAGTAAAACAAGTCTGATGGATCGACAGACACggaagcagaagagagagagagacgacag TGAAGAAGAAGTTGAAGACAGACACGTAAACCCTCAGAGTGACTCTGAGTTCGATCccaaaaaagaggagaagaaggag GTGAGCTCTggaccagagaggacagaggtcAAACCAGCTGGACTGAAG ATGGGCAGTAAGGCGTCTCAGCGGTTGAAGAAACGTCCTCCTCGGGGAATGTTTCTGAACCAGCAGGACGTGGTCTCGCTCTCCTCTGCGTCTCCTCAGGGACTCATCAGACAGCTGGACTGTCAGCTGGTCTCCATCAAGAGACAG ATCCAAACAATTAAACAGTCAAACGGTGTTCTGAAAGAGAAACTCAGTTCAGGTGTCAACGAGTTCAGACAACCCGag gtgAATCAGAAGTTTAACACTCGTTGGACCACAGAGGAGCAGCTTCTAGCTGTACAAG CCATCAGAAAGTATGGGCGGGACTTCCAGGCGATCTCAGATGTGATAGGTAACAAGTCGGTGGTTCAGGTGAAGAACTTCCTGGTGAACTACAGGCGGCGGTTCAACCTGGACGAGGTTCTTCAGGAGTGGGAGGCTGAACACGGGATGGAGGGCGGAGTCGTGGGCGGAGAAGACGacaagatggaggagaagatggaggtGTGTCCTGAGGAAGAAGAGCTTCCCACCAAGGAGACAAAGGAG CAGGACCCGTCCTCTCCGGTGGAATCCCAGAAGCCCCTGGCCTCCTGA
- the rcor1 gene encoding REST corepressor 1 isoform X2: MPAMLERNPEAQGKRRGRAPAGSGSSGPGAAANTGGKSLSGNGTSTNNCWEEGSSGSSSDEEHGGGGMRVGTQYQAVVPDFDPEVAQAAHLRENLGMLVWIPSSCLNQTQLDEYIAIAKEKHGYNMEQALGMLFWHKHNIEKSLADLPNFTPFPDEWTVEDRVLFEQAFSFHGKSFHRIQQMLPDKSMASLVRFYYSWKKSRSKTSLMDRQTRKQKRERDDSEEEVEDRHVNPQSDSEFDPKKEEKKEVSSGPERTEVKPAGLKMGSKASQRLKKRPPRGMFLNQQDVVSLSSASPQGLIRQLDCQLVSIKRQIQTIKQSNGVLKEKLSSGVNEFRQPEVNQKFNTRWTTEEQLLAVQAIRKYGRDFQAISDVIGNKSVVQVKNFLVNYRRRFNLDEVLQEWEAEHGMEGGVVGGEDDKMEEKMEVCPEEEELPTKETKEDPSSPVESQKPLAS, translated from the exons ATGCCGGCGATGCTGGAGAGAAACCCGGAGGCTCAGGGGAAGCGGAGAGGCAGAGCCCCGGCGGGCAGCGGCAGCAGCGGCCCCGGGGCAGCAGCGAACACCGGCGGAAAAAGCCTGTCCGGTAATGGAACCAGCACGAACAACTGCTGGGAAGAAGGAAGTTCAGGCTCCAGCAGCGACGAGGAGCATG gtGGAGGAGGGATGCGGGTCGGGACGCAGTACCAGGCCGTTGTTCCGGACTTTGACCCGG aagtggcCCAGGCAGCTCACCTGAGAGAGAACCTGGGCATGTTGGTGTGGATCCCCAGCAGCTGTCTGAACCAGACTCAGT TGGACGAATACATCGCCATCGCCAAAGAAAAGCACGGATACAACATGGAGCAG gctcTGGGGATGCTCTTctggcacaaacacaacattgagAAGTCTTTGGCTGATCTTCCGAACTTCACACCGTTTCCTGATGAGTGGACGGTGGAGGACAGAGTTCTGTTTGAGCAGGCGTTCAGCTTTCACGGGAAGAGCTTCCACCGCATCCAGCAGATG TTACCTGACAAGTCGATGGCCAGTCTGGTTCGGTTTTATTACTCGTGGAAGAAAAGTCGCAGTAAAACAAGTCTGATGGATCGACAGACACggaagcagaagagagagagagacgacag TGAAGAAGAAGTTGAAGACAGACACGTAAACCCTCAGAGTGACTCTGAGTTCGATCccaaaaaagaggagaagaaggag GTGAGCTCTggaccagagaggacagaggtcAAACCAGCTGGACTGAAG ATGGGCAGTAAGGCGTCTCAGCGGTTGAAGAAACGTCCTCCTCGGGGAATGTTTCTGAACCAGCAGGACGTGGTCTCGCTCTCCTCTGCGTCTCCTCAGGGACTCATCAGACAGCTGGACTGTCAGCTGGTCTCCATCAAGAGACAG ATCCAAACAATTAAACAGTCAAACGGTGTTCTGAAAGAGAAACTCAGTTCAGGTGTCAACGAGTTCAGACAACCCGag gtgAATCAGAAGTTTAACACTCGTTGGACCACAGAGGAGCAGCTTCTAGCTGTACAAG CCATCAGAAAGTATGGGCGGGACTTCCAGGCGATCTCAGATGTGATAGGTAACAAGTCGGTGGTTCAGGTGAAGAACTTCCTGGTGAACTACAGGCGGCGGTTCAACCTGGACGAGGTTCTTCAGGAGTGGGAGGCTGAACACGGGATGGAGGGCGGAGTCGTGGGCGGAGAAGACGacaagatggaggagaagatggaggtGTGTCCTGAGGAAGAAGAGCTTCCCACCAAGGAGACAAAGGAG GACCCGTCCTCTCCGGTGGAATCCCAGAAGCCCCTGGCCTCCTGA
- the ankrd9 gene encoding ankyrin repeat domain-containing protein 9, translating to MPWVLSSQMEHLSSSPSQRECERTAFSFYCAVREQLPVWLLEDMRCMEVFCWEDGQPRAFLPSEALLYALVHDHQDYARYLLNRYSVSTLRAPRCSFCCCRNNGAPHLSVAVRYDRVTILSMMMEALKDCDIQSEWRHYLDSCGGCSHVADSGKTALQLAVELSRPDCLLLLLVHGAQPGGLDLALQRLVSCDPTERRHAQRCLDFLLLFLPKPLALNCLQEEPQRWQSLLGTEVFSWLCGLSPPPLLLQSLRCLARSGPDQINALPSFLQPHSWQ from the coding sequence ATGCCGTGGGTTCTTTCCTCTCAGATGGAGCACCTGTCTTCGTCTCCGTCTCAGCGTGAGTGCGAGCGGACGGCATTCTCGTTTTACTGTGCCGTTCGGGAGCAGCTGCCCGTGTGGCTGCTGGAGGACATGAGGTGCATGGAGGTTTTCTGCTGGGAGGACGGACAGCCGAGAGCTTTCCTGCCTTCTGAGGCGCTGCTCTACGCACTCGTACACGACCACCAGGACTATGCACGCTATCTGCTCAACAGGTACTCAGTGAGCACGCTCAGAGCCCCACGCTGTAGCTTCTGTTGTTGTCGTAACAACGGCGCGCCACACCTGTCGGTGGCGGTGCGGTATGACCGTGTGACGATCCTCAGCATGATGATGGAAGCCCTGAAAGACTGCGACATCCAGAGTGAGTGGAGACACTACCTGGACAGCTGTGGCGGCTGCTCGCACGTGGCCGACTCAGGAAAGACGGCGCTGCAGTTGGCGGTGGAGCTGTCGCGGCCTGACTgtctgctgttgctgctggttCATGGAGCTCAGCCTGGCGGCCTTGACCTTGCACTGCAGCGACTCGTATCCTGCGACCCGACAGAGCGACGCCACGCTCAACGCTGCCTCGACTTCCTGCTTCTGTTCTTACCCAAACCACTGGCACTGAACTGCCTGCAGGAGGAGCCACAGCGCTGGCAAAGCCTTCTGGGAACTGAAGTGTTTAGCTGGTTGTGTGGTCTGTctccgccccccctcctgctgCAGTCTCTCAGGTGTTTAGCCCGGTCTGGTCCGGATCAGATCAATGCACTTCCAAgcttcctgcagccacacagcTGGCAGTGA